A genomic region of Fusarium falciforme chromosome 4, complete sequence contains the following coding sequences:
- a CDS encoding MFS domain-containing protein has product MSETTSTAKRTRSAQTWFDSFCFVRKLEDPKSHSIWQKRAIVAIITLSAFTAPFASCILFPSFATLVDYFHTTETKVALTTTVFLLGLAIAPLWWSTLSQEYGRRPVLVASFLISTAAVIVCAVSNSLSLIIIFRLVEALGCSSAQSVGAGVISDIYISTERGSALGWFYLGTLIGPLIAPIIGGALQVWLGWRSNLYFMAIFTFSAAMLTMLCLPETLVKTAEGQQEQERPWYKAVKRDALAPLPKLQLLLVPSIALTIAYVSICFASLYCFNTTLPYAYSAPPYNFSAIEIGLCYISNCLGYAIGSILGGKLSDAKLRQYQLTHDGELRPVERIKTVWYGVGFVPAGLLIYGWLVEHKVFWVAPLVGAFMFGLGLMLVTTTIMPFLVDIKPGVGASVVADLNLVRNILAAIGTVVSPVAIKNIGSGWWMSILALMCSLAVGFVIIVVWTERTDKSSVRESIV; this is encoded by the coding sequence ATGTCAGAAACCACATCCACCGCGAAGCGCACGCGGTCAGCGCAAACATGGTTTGATAGCTTCTGCTTTGTACGAAAACTTGAGGACCCAAAGAGTCACTCCATATGGCAAAAGCGTGCTATCGTCGCCATCATTACTCTGTCGGCCTTCACAGCACCCTTTGCCTCATGCATCCTCTTCCCATCCTTTGCAACCTTGGTGGACTACTTCCACACCACGGAGACCAAGGTCGCCCTGACTACGACTGTCTTCCTCCTGGGCCTAGCGATTGCTCCGTTGTGGTGGAGTACCTTGAGTCAGGAGTACGGCCGCCGACCTGTGCTGGTGGCAAGTTTTCTCATCTCGACGGCGGCTGTCATCGTCTGTGCCGTTTCCAACTCGCTGTCCCTGATCATTATATTTCGACTTGTCGAGGCGCTGGGTTGCTCATCCGCGCAGAGCGTTGGCGCCGGTGTTATCAGCGACATCTATATCTCGACCGAGCGTGGATCGGCCCTAGGGTGGTTCTACCTGGGGACTCTGATCGGGCCTCTGATTGCTCCGATCATTGGAGGTGCCTTGCAAGTATGGCTTGGCTGGCGTTCAAACTTGTATTTCATGGCCATCTTTACCTTCAGTGCTGCCATGCTCACTATGCTGTGCCTGCCCGAGACATTGGTCAAGACCGCTGAGGGTCAGCAAGAGCAGGAGAGGCCGTGGTACAAGGCAGTCAAGCGTGATGCACTAGCTCCGCTGCCCAAGTTGCAGCTCCTGCTGGTGCCATCTATCGCCTTGACCATCGCCTACGTGAGCATCTGCTTCGCCAGTCTCTACTGCTTTAACACAACGCTCCCCTACGCTTACTCGGCGCCGCCCTACAACTTCTCCGCCATTGAGATTGGCCTTTGCTATATCAGCAACTGTCTGGGATACGCAATCGGGAGCATCCTTGGTGGCAAGTTGAGCGACGCTAAGCTACGCCAGTACCAGCTCACCCATGATGGCGAGCTTCGCCCTGTTGAGAGAATCAAGACGGTGTGGTACGGCGTCGGCTTTGTCCCGGCTGGACTGCTCATCTACGGGTGGCTGGTTGAGCACAAGGTATTCTGGGTCGCCCCTCTGGTTGGTGCTTTCATGTTCGGACTGGGGCTCATGCTCGTCACCACCACTATCATGCCCTTCCTTGTCGATATCAAGCCGGGAGTTGGTGCTTCTGTCGTAGCCGATTTGAACTTGGTCCGCAACATCCTGGCCGCTATTGGCACCGTCGTGTCGCCTGTTGCCATCAAAAATATTGGTTCTGGATGGTGGATGTCTATCTTGGCTTTGATGTGCTCTTTAGCAGTTGGCTTTGTTATTATCGTCGTCTGGACAGAGAGGACAGATAAGAGTTCAGTTAGGGAATCTATAGTTTAA